From the Chlamydia ibidis 10-1398/6 genome, the window GCTTAGGCCCCATCCCTGTTAGGGGATGGGGGAGGTGAGTGGGTTAGAACTGGATTTTAGAACCCAGGTCTATGTTGTAAGTACGAGCTGATCCGCGGAGTTCGAAGCCGAATTGGCTAAAGATCTCACATCTTGGGGTTATGGAGAAATGATTCCCGGCTTGAGCGATGAAAGCATTTCGAGCTAAGTTAGTAGCTCGTGTGGTCCAGATTGCGGAGACAGGATCAGAGATCATGGCGGTTGTGCAATCAGGATTACTTCTAGCG encodes:
- a CDS encoding autotransporter outer membrane beta-barrel domain-containing protein, producing ARSNPDCTTAMISDPVSAIWTTRATNLARNAFIAQAGNHFSITPRCEIFSQFGFELRGSARTYNIDLGSKIQF